One Metamycoplasma canadense DNA segment encodes these proteins:
- a CDS encoding FMN-dependent NADH-azoreductase yields MNKVLVLYSSPLPGEKSISSLATKEFIKEYKKNNLNDEIIEFDLNNLEMSINSMNSNNFSSFYNEDLSNKYIEILKETNKLIIAAPMINFNVPTVLKNFIDRVAVANKTFSYKYAKKGSSIGLLNNLKVQIIATQGAPVGWYTWASHVSYLEGVWDFFGASLAKTLLIDGIKVEPFISQKPEEIIETKKDLIISSALVF; encoded by the coding sequence ATGAATAAAGTTTTAGTTTTATATTCATCACCATTACCAGGTGAAAAATCAATATCATCATTAGCAACAAAAGAATTTATTAAAGAATATAAAAAAAATAATCTTAATGATGAAATTATTGAGTTTGATTTAAATAATCTTGAAATGTCAATTAATAGCATGAATTCTAATAATTTTAGTAGCTTTTATAACGAAGATCTCTCAAACAAATATATTGAAATATTAAAAGAAACTAATAAATTAATAATTGCTGCACCTATGATTAATTTTAATGTTCCAACTGTTTTAAAAAATTTTATTGATAGAGTTGCTGTTGCAAACAAAACATTTTCTTATAAATATGCAAAAAAAGGTTCTTCAATTGGATTATTGAATAATTTAAAAGTTCAAATTATTGCTACACAAGGTGCTCCTGTAGGTTGATATACTTGAGCTAGTCATGTTTCTTATTTAGAAGGTGTTTGAGACTTTTTTGGAGCCAGTTTAGCTAAAACACTTTTAATTGATGGAATTAAGGTTGAACCATTTATTTCACAAAAACCAGAAGAAATAATCGAAACTAAAAAAGATTTAATTATTTCTTCTGCTTTGGTTTTTTAA
- a CDS encoding GIY-YIG nuclease family protein has translation MNKNMINKKSIENVSTKPGVYFWKDVNNNIIYVGKAKNLRARMAQYFDINMQNSYKTSTMLSKIASFETTVFETEAEAFIYERRCISKYKPFYNVLLPTQANFPYICISKNANNLSIKLENKFKKAPNAIYYGPLIKSSKYTKLIKYLNHLLKSKNGLILKKMNPDDIETAFLKAKKILKFDKDFRNNLLKKISWASENEEYQLAKDYKDILDLVYSKENNQNIILEKNENFDVFGFYNENGKIFISILHYRFSNLIKKSDFQFEISGFLEDFISNFIEEYYSINQIPNEILLPVEYQNIFINKEIKNLINFKNNEVYKKILNIAYENAKNDILNKIIKLEKENNLQKTIDKLGVILKQDATKFVIFDNSFMSNVNQIVGGCCFYENGKLNTSLSRAYILTKNEFKKDDTFFMQQSAQKFLKNNSELINLIFVDGSISQINAVKKAINDLNISVPIFGLVKNSKHTFEKIIDSNNNVIEFQDTEVFNFLTIIQNKVDKFAKEWFNKRHSKDLFFDSIYQIKGIGYQTINKLLNHFGTYEAIFEAGDQELSKITSKNIAKKIRQNLN, from the coding sequence TTGAACAAAAACATGATTAATAAAAAAAGTATTGAAAATGTATCAACTAAACCTGGTGTTTATTTTTGAAAAGATGTAAATAATAACATTATTTATGTTGGTAAAGCTAAAAACTTAAGAGCTCGCATGGCTCAGTATTTCGATATAAATATGCAAAATTCTTATAAAACTTCTACAATGTTGTCGAAAATAGCTTCGTTTGAAACAACTGTTTTTGAAACTGAGGCAGAAGCCTTTATTTATGAAAGAAGATGCATTTCTAAATATAAGCCTTTTTATAATGTTCTTTTACCGACACAGGCTAATTTTCCCTATATTTGCATTTCTAAAAATGCAAATAATTTATCAATTAAGCTTGAAAATAAATTTAAAAAGGCACCGAATGCTATTTATTATGGTCCACTTATAAAAAGTTCTAAATATACTAAGTTAATAAAATATTTAAATCATCTTTTAAAGTCAAAAAATGGATTAATTTTAAAAAAAATGAATCCCGATGATATTGAAACAGCTTTTTTAAAAGCAAAAAAAATCCTTAAATTTGATAAAGATTTTAGAAATAATTTATTAAAAAAAATTAGTTGAGCTTCTGAAAATGAGGAATACCAACTAGCAAAAGATTATAAGGATATTTTAGATTTAGTTTATAGTAAAGAAAATAATCAAAATATTATTTTAGAAAAAAATGAAAATTTTGATGTTTTTGGTTTTTATAATGAAAATGGGAAAATTTTTATTTCAATATTACATTATCGCTTTTCAAATTTAATTAAAAAAAGTGATTTTCAATTTGAAATAAGCGGCTTTTTAGAGGATTTTATAAGTAATTTTATTGAAGAATATTATTCAATAAATCAAATTCCAAATGAGATACTTTTGCCTGTTGAATATCAAAATATTTTTATAAATAAGGAAATAAAAAATCTAATAAATTTTAAAAATAATGAAGTTTATAAAAAAATATTAAATATTGCTTATGAAAATGCTAAAAATGATATTTTAAATAAAATAATAAAATTAGAAAAAGAAAATAATTTACAAAAAACGATTGATAAATTAGGTGTAATTTTAAAACAAGATGCCACCAAGTTTGTAATTTTTGATAATTCTTTTATGTCGAATGTTAATCAAATTGTTGGTGGATGTTGTTTTTATGAAAACGGAAAATTAAACACTAGTTTATCTCGAGCATATATTTTAACTAAAAATGAATTTAAAAAAGATGATACTTTTTTTATGCAACAAAGTGCACAAAAATTTTTAAAAAATAATTCAGAATTAATTAATTTAATTTTTGTTGATGGTAGTATTAGCCAAATTAATGCAGTAAAAAAAGCAATTAATGATTTAAATATTTCAGTTCCTATTTTTGGTTTAGTTAAAAACTCAAAACATACATTTGAAAAAATAATTGATAGTAATAATAATGTTATTGAATTTCAAGATACTGAAGTATTTAATTTTTTAACGATTATTCAAAATAAGGTTGATAAATTTGCAAAAGAATGATTTAATAAAAGACATTCAAAAGATCTTTTTTTTGATTCTATTTATCAAATTAAAGGAATTGGTTATCAAACTATTAATAAATTATTGAATCATTTTGGAACATATGAAGCTATTTTCGAGGCAGGTGATCAAGAATTAAGCAAAATTACTTCTAAAAATATTGCTAAAAAAATAAGGCAAAATTTAAATTAA
- a CDS encoding S41 family peptidase — protein MIKDLNGFFNAKKINKIKKYDDKEKVVILSNENQNMIIDFKHNKISITDKSFFHFINDSTGTNYSRGIKLSETKIENPNEIKPNLVFDLKAYNINIYNQQNKSLIPLSIFNILFCSPNYYSLYYNGVEVFGTHLLLQEKTDESNLFLTATNEKQKETIIDRKNNLNNFLFILDHFYGLKRHFGISTFKEYIKDIQKDLLSVDPNKYNYAYSELVYKKLDELHTSLTMLSINTDQEKIIHDYAKRYIGKQRLEHKKVSDLLNEKRNILKKNLNTDGYLIKGNTAYIILSAFLAGTNEDIEKNNYLNDSFSFLKRNLEEISKNKNVKNIIIDISRNPGGNVGSMLKVLGLLTNKDIIQRSQDTQNKFKVTTKYKIDANNNGDFNDNDAFDQFNYYILTSKNTFSAANLFAGIAKEMNIAKIIGQKSGGGGSPIFPVVLNDQTSMLVSGPLVFLNKINNIEQNLENGVEVDIKIDYKDFYDIDYLLKNIIKK, from the coding sequence ATGATAAAAGATTTAAATGGTTTTTTTAATGCAAAAAAAATTAACAAGATTAAAAAATATGATGATAAAGAAAAAGTTGTCATTTTATCAAATGAAAATCAAAACATGATTATTGATTTTAAACATAATAAAATATCTATAACTGACAAATCTTTTTTTCATTTTATTAATGATTCAACAGGAACAAATTATTCAAGAGGAATTAAATTATCTGAAACAAAGATTGAAAATCCTAATGAAATAAAACCAAATTTAGTTTTTGATTTAAAAGCTTATAACATAAATATTTATAATCAACAAAATAAAAGTCTAATACCATTAAGTATTTTTAATATTTTATTTTGTAGTCCCAATTATTACAGTCTATATTATAATGGTGTTGAAGTTTTTGGAACACATTTACTTTTACAAGAAAAAACCGACGAATCTAATTTATTTTTAACAGCTACTAATGAAAAACAAAAAGAAACCATTATTGACAGGAAAAATAATTTAAATAATTTTTTATTTATTTTAGATCATTTTTATGGATTAAAAAGACACTTTGGAATATCAACATTTAAAGAATATATAAAAGATATTCAAAAAGACTTACTTAGCGTAGATCCAAATAAATACAATTACGCATATTCAGAACTAGTTTACAAAAAATTAGATGAATTGCACACTAGTTTGACAATGCTTTCAATAAATACAGATCAAGAAAAAATAATTCATGATTATGCTAAAAGATATATTGGAAAACAACGATTAGAACACAAGAAGGTTTCTGATTTATTAAATGAAAAAAGAAATATTTTAAAAAAGAATTTAAATACTGATGGATATTTAATAAAGGGAAATACAGCATATATTATTTTAAGTGCTTTCTTAGCCGGTACAAATGAAGATATTGAAAAAAATAATTATTTAAATGATTCATTTAGTTTTCTAAAAAGAAATCTTGAAGAAATTTCAAAAAATAAAAATGTTAAAAATATTATTATTGATATTTCAAGAAATCCTGGCGGTAATGTTGGTTCAATGCTTAAAGTTTTAGGATTACTAACTAATAAAGATATTATTCAAAGATCGCAAGATACACAAAATAAATTCAAAGTAACCACAAAATATAAAATTGATGCTAATAATAATGGTGATTTCAATGATAATGATGCTTTTGATCAATTTAATTATTACATTTTAACAAGTAAAAATACATTTAGTGCTGCCAATTTATTCGCCGGAATTGCTAAGGAAATGAATATTGCAAAAATAATTGGACAAAAAAGCGGCGGTGGTGGCTCACCTATTTTTCCTGTTGTTTTAAATGATCAAACCTCCATGTTAGTTAGTGGTCCTTTAGTTTTTTTAAATAAAATTAATAATATAGAGCAAAATTTAGAAAACGGCGTTGAAGTTGATATAAAAATAGACTATAAAGATTTTTATGATATTGACTATTTGTTAAAAAATATTATTAAAAAATAG